The Oleiphilus messinensis DNA segment CTTTAACGCCCATTGCCTGTGCCTTCGCACGTGCAGGCTCAAGCTCTTCACCCTGACCTAAATCCGCAGTAAAAGTAACCACCTCACATCCGTAGGTGTCCTCCAGCCAGCGTAAAATAATCGATGTATCCAAACCACCTGAATACGCCAAAACGACTTTTTTCACATTCGACATTAACAATTCTCCAGATTTTCGAGGGGAGGTGTTGAAAGAAAAGTGCAGTATTGTACTCGTTACCGGGCGTAAATCCCAGACTTGTATAAATTTCGCCGGTTTACGAACAATCTGAATCTGGAGGTGAACCAAATTCCACTTGATAATGGAGGGCCACGCGTATTTGGAGGAGAATTCCGTTAACTAACTACAGCGTTCCGGCTTGTGCTTCTCTAATGGGGGTCGACTTTGGCGCGCGGGGTCCACGCTCGAGGCGAATTGTACTCCGCCTGTTTCGCTTCCGACTGTCGAAAGTTTTATTGGATACCGCAGGATATCGCTCACCATGGTAACGGGTCGTAATAAGCTCTTCTTTAATGCCATGATCGACCAGATACTGTGTAACCACCTCTGCACGTTCTTTGGACAAACGCCGATTGTATATACGACGACCACTACTATCGGTATGACCATCTACAAATATTGAAGAAACAGAAGGATCCGCCTTTACATAAAGCACAACATTATCGATTGACTTGAGGTCTTCTTTTGTAAGCACGGCTTTATCGACTTCAAACAGGACAACGGTACGCTCCACCTGACGAAAATTTACCGGAAGCAGTGTCGCCACGCAGGCAAGGTAATCATTATAAAACGCCTTAAAGTTCACAGGATTAATCCTGACCCTGACGGACTCATCGGCATAGACCGCTTTTCGTGTGAAGGTTGGCATACGCCCCTCCATCAAACTCGCCATCATCATTGTAGAATTATGGGGCATAACTGTGACCGGACGAGTACTCTGCCCCACTGGCACATAACCTAAATCCGTGACACGCGTCCCCGGTAGCCAGTCAGGCGCTTCTATCACCAGTGCAGCCTCCCCTGATCGCATCGGGTTCTTGTAGGCTTCCAGGTAAAATTTTAAAGGCTCACCCGCTTCATGGTAGAACACACCTTTGCCATAATCCGGAATACTATGGGTCAAACTGCACTCGAAAATCGATGTTGAAATGTACCACTGGCTTGCTTCGATGCCCGCCACAAAGGTGACAGCGAAGCTCAATTTGGCAAACACCAAGAGCACCAACGCGAGAAAAAACCGGGTTACCAACACTATCATTCGACCTAAAACCATACGATACAAACTCGCATTAAAAACTTTGACAGTTAACTTTGCATGCACTGTTCCGATCACTTTACCGCAACTCGTTTTTACTGATCGCAACTTGCTGTCACACATACTTATGATCCTGTCATTTTCCGCCGCCTTCAGAACTTCATACGGACTGTAAACGAAATCGGATTATGACAGGGTTACTTTTATATCGTCACAAATTGCCAAACCTTTACTGCTAAACCCGGTTGAGACCTTTTTTTATCGGGCAAGTTTTTGCCGATACAAACAGAATGACGGTATTATGCGTCCCTTTCTCTTACTAATACATCATACTGTATTTCTGATATAATGCCGCTAACGTATAGTGATCGCCCTCCCGATGACAAGCATAGGCCGAGAAAACTGGCCCAACGCAAATCGCATATGATCGCTGCACAAAGCCTCTATAGACTCGATTATTACGGCTACTGAAAAGGTCATCAGGCCTCAAAAGATAGCCGTAGAATAAGGTACTCAATCACAATGGTAGACTCCAATACCCGCCTAACCCTTACTCGACCGGACGACTGGCACCTCCACTTCCGGGATGACGACGCCCTTGAAACGACGGTAAAAGCAACGGCCCGCGTTTTTCAACGAGCAATTGTTATGCCGAACCTGGTACCTCCCGTTACTAACGTTACCGCAGCCCTCTCTTACCGCGAACGAATTTTGTCCAACAGTACGGAATACCCGGGCTTCAATCCATTGATGACCCTGTACCTCACTGACAACACAACACCGCACGACATTATCCAAGCAGCCGAAACTGAGCATGTCGTGGCCTGTAAACTGTACCCTGCAGGTGCTACCACCAATTCTGATTCCGGCGTAACAGACATCAGCAAGATGTATCCGGTATTCGAACAGATGGCCAAGTCTGGCATTCTGTTACTCGTGCACGGAGAAGTCACCTCGCCGGAAACTGATATTTTTGATCGGGAAAAACGCTTTCTTCAAAACACCCTGAACAAAATCGTCTCCGATTTTCCATCATTAAGAGTGGTACTTGAACACATCACAACTTCCGAAGCGGTGGACTTTGTAAACGCAACGGGGGAAAACGTTGCCGCGACAATTACACCACACCACCTGATGTATAATCGAAACCACATGCTTGCTGGCGGTATTCGCCCTCATTTCTATTGCTTGCCAATACTGAAACGCAGCAGCCACCAGGACGCGTTGCGCAAAGCTGCAAGCAGTGGCTCACCGAAGTTTTTCCTGGGTACCGATTCTGCCCCGCATACGATTGGCAAGAAAGAAGCAGCCTGTGGTTGCGCGGGTTGTTTTTCGGCTTTTGCAGCCATTGAATTTTATGCAGAAGTATTCGAAGAACTGGGTGCACTGGATAAACTTGAAGCTTTCGCGAGCCATTTTGGACCTGACTTTTATGGCCTGCCACGCAATACTGACACCATTACACTCGTAAGAGAACCCTGGCAAGCACCAGGAGAAATACCCATGGGAGACAGTGTTGTGGTACCGGTAAAAGCCGGCGAATTCATTCAGTGGAAAGTAATTTGAAACACTCCCTTAATTTAACATTTTAAATGTGAACTCACACGGACACCGGAATACAATTCCGTTAAGGCTTATTCAGTGCTAGATGATCATGATAAATCCCCATTAGCTGAACGATTCCGCGGTTTTTTGCCTGCGGTAATTGACGTGGAAACCGGCGGCTTCAACCCGACGACGGATGCACTTTTGGAAGTCGCAGTCGTCATTATTCGGATGGACGAGTTCGGGCTTCTATACCCAGGAGAAAGTGCTTTCTGCAATGTGGAACCTTTTCCCGGCGCAAATATGGAAAAAGCAGCGCTGGAATTCACCGGAATTGATCCTCACAACCCTTTGCGCAATGCCAAGCCCGAAAGAGAGGCTCTTGCAGAGGTATTTCGTCCAGTCCGCCGAGCAGTTAAAGAATTAGGCTGCACCCGGGCTATCCTGGTTGGCCACAACGCGTCATTCGACCAAAGCTTTATTAATGCGGCAGTCGCTCGCTCGGAAACCAAACGTAATCCGTTCCACCCTTTTTCAACATTTGATACGGTTTCTCTATCCGGGCTGGCCTTCGGACAAACCGTATTGGCAAAAGCTTGTCGGGAAGCCGGTATCGATTTCGACAATCAGGAAGCACATTCCGCGATTTATGACGCACAAAAAACGGCCGAGTTATTCTGCGAAATTGTCAACAAATGGAGCAAACTGGGCGGACTTAAAGTCTGATTCTGGGGGTTTACCACTTTAGGTAATAATTACCGTAAAGTGATAACTAACACAGGCGATAGCTAACACAGACGATAGCTAAATAATCGACAACCAAATACTCGATAAGCAAAAAAGGCCCATCAAGGGCCTTTTTTGGATTCATTTGCTATTGCAATGAATTACAGGTTATCAGCCTGCTCTGCCAGGTAAGATGCAACACCGTCTGGAGACGCATTCATACCTTTGTCACCTTTCTTCCAGCCAGCAGGACAAACTTCACCGTGCTCTTCGTGGAACTGAAGTGCATCAACCAAGCGGATTAACTCATCCATGTTTCGGCCAAGCGGCAAATCATTCACGATTTGAGAGCGGACAACACCTTCTTTGTCGATCAGGAATGCGCCGCGGAATGCTACACCACCCTCGGACTCAACGTCGTAGGACTTGCAGATGTCATGGTTCATATCCGCTGCAAGCGTGTACTTAACTGCGCCGATGCCACCTTCGTTAACTGGCGTATTTCTCCACGCATTGTGGGTAAAGTGAGAATCGATGGATACGCCGATCACCTCAACATTACGCTCCTTGAACGCTTCGATACGATGATCCAGAGCGATCAGCTCGGACGGACACACGAAGGTGAAATCCAAAGGATAAAAGAATACGAGACCGTACTTGCCCTTGATTGCATCTGACAGCGTGAAGGAATCAACGATCTGGCCATCTGCCAAAACCGCAGGAACAGTAAAATCAGGAGCTGGTTTGCCAACGAGTACGCTCATTTATAATTATCTCCACTTTAAAGAATAATAATTGAATTGTAGGGAAAAAGTAGACGAGAAAAATTCATTGGGCAATATCTTGCCCATGAATTTTTCCCGGATAATACAAGGTATTAAAGAAAAACTCACTATTGACTCTGAAGATTTAAACTTTTCGTAACCTCAATACATGAGTTTTCCATGATAGCGTTAAGCATTGATGGCCATCGTGATCGATGATTGAAGCTCGGTGAACGCAGGAAATCCACGTGAAAGCCCCTCTCGGAACACATCATGAGTCTCGGTATTTTTCAATAAATTTTTGTGCGCCGCCAGGTGTGCCACCGGGATCACCATAAGATAAGGCTTTCCCGCCTCATGTAACCAAAGAACAGAACTATCCTGATAAGAACGCCCAAGAAGAACATACCGAGGAAATGCTTCAGGATTATTGATTCGACTGTGCAATACTTTTTCAAGTTGCTCAGGCAGGGATTGGGTTTGTATTGAATTCATGTTCAATTCTCCTAATGTCCGGCAAGCTGGAATCTCAACTCCGCTCCAGCAAATGCGCAACCCCGGCCGTCCTCACCCTGAAATCAAAGATCGGAATGACGCACCAGGTGCAAACACGCGAAACCGCAAGTTATAAGCTTGTAGATCGCTTGAGCATCTATTTGAACCTCAAAACTTCAAAGTATGCTCAAGCTCACAGGCCAGTTTAAGCTTGTACTACTGTTTTAGCTTTGCCTACAATAAATAAGCCTATAAAAGAATCTAGACATTGAAAATGACAATCTGATTGCAATTTGAACCAGGCCGCATTTTCAATTCATTCAGTACGTCCTTAGTACATGTGTTGACCGCCATTAATTGAAAGATTCGACCCGGTAATAAAGCCAGATGCTTCATCCACTAAAAAACCGACTGCGCGGGCAATCTCTGCTGGCTCAGCCAAACGACCAACCGGAATCTGGGCAACAATCTGTTCCCTGATTTTCTCATCAATTGCCATGACCATACTGGTTCCGACATAACCGGGCGAAACGGTATTAACCGTGATCCCTTTGCGCGCAACTTCTTGAGCCAATGCCTTGGTAAAGCCATGAATCCCCGCTTTGGCAGCAGAATAATTCACCTGCCCAAACTGCCCTTTTTGACCATTGATAGATGAAATGTTTACGATTCGTCCGTATTGTTGCTCGATCATATCGTCGAGAAACGGCTTGGTAACATAAAATGCACTATTCAGGTTTGTATTGAGCACAGCATCCCACTTTTCCACACTCAATTTCTTCATCACGCCATCGCGCGTGATACCGGCATTATTAATCAATACGCTGACGGCCCCGTGATTCGATCGTATTTCGCTCGCGGCCTGTTGACAGGAGTCAAAATTGCTCACATCCATGCACTGCACCGCGATATCAAAGCCCAATTCCTGCTGCTCTGACTGCCATGCCAAGGCAACATCAGCACGGGAAGGGCTGCGATAAGTCGCAACCACGTGCATGCCGTCTTTGGCCAGCTGTTGACATATTGCGGTTCCTATTCCACCGGTGCCACCGGTAACTAATGCGATTTGAGTCATATCTGCTTTCCTCACTCCTGAGAGATGGCTTTGAGTTGTTGATTTGTTTTATTTGCCATTGAATTTATAACAACGGGTGCCATTCAAAGTTCTGACGCCGATCAAAACCCTGCCGCTTCAAACATGAATTTTTAATTAACAAAA contains these protein-coding regions:
- a CDS encoding flagellar protein MotY, with translation MIVLVTRFFLALVLLVFAKLSFAVTFVAGIEASQWYISTSIFECSLTHSIPDYGKGVFYHEAGEPLKFYLEAYKNPMRSGEAALVIEAPDWLPGTRVTDLGYVPVGQSTRPVTVMPHNSTMMMASLMEGRMPTFTRKAVYADESVRVRINPVNFKAFYNDYLACVATLLPVNFRQVERTVVLFEVDKAVLTKEDLKSIDNVVLYVKADPSVSSIFVDGHTDSSGRRIYNRRLSKERAEVVTQYLVDHGIKEELITTRYHGERYPAVSNKTFDSRKRNRRSTIRLERGPRAPKSTPIREAQAGTL
- the pyrC gene encoding dihydroorotase, coding for MVDSNTRLTLTRPDDWHLHFRDDDALETTVKATARVFQRAIVMPNLVPPVTNVTAALSYRERILSNSTEYPGFNPLMTLYLTDNTTPHDIIQAAETEHVVACKLYPAGATTNSDSGVTDISKMYPVFEQMAKSGILLLVHGEVTSPETDIFDREKRFLQNTLNKIVSDFPSLRVVLEHITTSEAVDFVNATGENVAATITPHHLMYNRNHMLAGGIRPHFYCLPILKRSSHQDALRKAASSGSPKFFLGTDSAPHTIGKKEAACGCAGCFSAFAAIEFYAEVFEELGALDKLEAFASHFGPDFYGLPRNTDTITLVREPWQAPGEIPMGDSVVVPVKAGEFIQWKVI
- the rnt gene encoding ribonuclease T produces the protein MLDDHDKSPLAERFRGFLPAVIDVETGGFNPTTDALLEVAVVIIRMDEFGLLYPGESAFCNVEPFPGANMEKAALEFTGIDPHNPLRNAKPEREALAEVFRPVRRAVKELGCTRAILVGHNASFDQSFINAAVARSETKRNPFHPFSTFDTVSLSGLAFGQTVLAKACREAGIDFDNQEAHSAIYDAQKTAELFCEIVNKWSKLGGLKV
- a CDS encoding peroxiredoxin, whose product is MSVLVGKPAPDFTVPAVLADGQIVDSFTLSDAIKGKYGLVFFYPLDFTFVCPSELIALDHRIEAFKERNVEVIGVSIDSHFTHNAWRNTPVNEGGIGAVKYTLAADMNHDICKSYDVESEGGVAFRGAFLIDKEGVVRSQIVNDLPLGRNMDELIRLVDALQFHEEHGEVCPAGWKKGDKGMNASPDGVASYLAEQADNL
- the phbB gene encoding acetoacetyl-CoA reductase, coding for MTQIALVTGGTGGIGTAICQQLAKDGMHVVATYRSPSRADVALAWQSEQQELGFDIAVQCMDVSNFDSCQQAASEIRSNHGAVSVLINNAGITRDGVMKKLSVEKWDAVLNTNLNSAFYVTKPFLDDMIEQQYGRIVNISSINGQKGQFGQVNYSAAKAGIHGFTKALAQEVARKGITVNTVSPGYVGTSMVMAIDEKIREQIVAQIPVGRLAEPAEIARAVGFLVDEASGFITGSNLSINGGQHMY